In one Acomys russatus chromosome X, mAcoRus1.1, whole genome shotgun sequence genomic region, the following are encoded:
- the LOC127184572 gene encoding acidic leucine-rich nuclear phosphoprotein 32 family member A-like produces the protein MPSGVKELVLDSCRSIEGKIKDLTDEFEELELLSTIKVGLISISNLPKFNKLKKLELNYNRISGDLDILAEKCPNIKHLHLNGNKIKDLSTVDPLKKLENLKSLDLLNCEVMNLNDYLKNVFKLLPQVRYLDGYERDNKEASDSDVEGSVEDDNEDEDEEYDECVQLVEDEEKEDEEEEEEEKNMSGEEEQDEEGYIDVELDDEEDEEDAGVEETSQK, from the coding sequence ATGCCTTCTGGTGTGAAAGAACTGGTCCTGGACAGCTGTCGGTCAATTGAAGGCAAAATCAAAGACCTCACAGATGAATTTGAAGAACTGGAACTCTTAAGTACAATCAAGGTGGGCCTCATCTCCATTTCAAACTTACCAAAATTCAACAAACTCAAGAAGCTTGAATTAAACTATAACAGAATCTCAGGGGACCTGGACATATTGGCAGAAAAATGTCCAAACATTAAGCATCTACATTTAAAtggcaacaaaataaaagacctcAGCACAGTAGACCCACTGAAGAAGTTAGAGAACCTCAAGAGCCTAGACCTATTGAACTGTGAGGTGATGAACCTAAATGACTACCTAAAAAACGTGTTTAAGCTCCTGCCCCAGGTCAGGTACCTCGATGGCTATGAAAGGGACAACAAGGAGGCCTCTGACTCTGATGTTGAGGGCTCTGTGGAGGATGACAACGAAGATGAAGATGAGGAGTATGATGAATGTGTCCAGCTAGtggaagatgaggagaaagaagatgaagaggaagaagaggaggaaaagaacatgagtggagaggaggagcaggatgAAGAAGGTTATATTGATGTGGAACTGGatgatgaggaagatgaagaagatgctGGTGTGGAAGAAACTAGTCAGAAGTAA